GTGATAGACATGCAAAACATTTCTTCCACTCATTTAATATACTAGAGCAAACATTCACAGCATATGGAATCACAAatgatcttttaaaaaaattgtgCTCCTTGTGAAACATCGCTAGAATCTAACCCTCGAGGTAATCTCAGACCTAACCAGGAACAATTTCCAAAACCACAAGTATACATTTCAATATCTCTGTATGGATTTCATTGAGCTAAATAAGTGTGATAGAAAGAAAATTGCGGAGTAATCATAGATATGCGTCCAACATAGGTAGAAGTGTTGCAGCAATGGTAGCAAAAGCATTAGTAAAAAGATTATTCCTGGATTTAGAATCCAACAGAGGATCTATAGTAATAATGGAAGGTGCTTTGTAAATAATGTAATTTCACTAATACCTAAACACATGCAGATGGAACTAAAGGATCATTGTGTTTATTGTTGGaatgcaatacctctcgtgtgtcactgtcaatccgcgtgttctttaaatgaagacttcaagtaaacaaatgccaatttcaaaatgtatttaacaatagaaccaattcaagatacaaatatacagagctctgggccagctcataaccctacaaacaacagagtcaattgtcagggcatgaagtctgaccacctaactatcccttggcccagtcttttatagaacatcatatgtaaattattgatgctaattcagtccattccagtccttctgttacgatacatggtggtagcggacccgaacgcaggccaggacacagtggtggagaggtcaagggctttatttacagggaaggggagcacacattaacagaaaacggtcctcctggaccgcatggcgattaggaggcagcgtctgcccctccaaggtccatcggcgagttcccaaaccagacgcagtccccctggactgccgggaactcggaacaccggtgagtcctccacacgctgcagtcctcctggaccggcgaggactcgggagtccggcgcaacacgctcgcctcacgaacgtgccccgagacactgagggcagaggcagtcctcctagactgcaaggggggcaggagcggtcctccaggagacacggaacagcaacaggagaggccctccaggaaaaccggaagctcggggacaggagtggccctccagggcaacaggaacacaggaacaggaacacaggaacaggagccaacaccaaggaacccaaacaagctcccacaccAGACCAACaaacacgaacagacaccccggcactgacaggcaggcacaacctgcttaaataggcagcaagatgtaaattgcctacaggtgcgcccacctgcagtgccagctgcacccaattgtgctcaacaccacaccctgcaggccaaagacagacacaacccagaaaacCCAACACCTTCtcggatgacctcatcttcttcttccagcctcctttagtgttggtgcggtccttcttctccattatcttcccagatggccaggtcagaggtcatattcctgccaaggaactttatcaacaccagtaaactctgctgtcacgtttttatgatgggggtctaccactttctgcctgactgtctcctcctgaccccaaccgtccaaacaacattcatgtcaaggaagggtcagcTGACTTGCTTATGCTTATTCCTATTAaagattctaccattcctaacttctaaagtgcttataacagaaacatatggtacaacatgctaacaagataaaataattctcttcattaTCAACCACAATCTGCAGGACTGGTGGAAAGATAAAACAGCACAATTTAATCTAAAGAAGGTAATGGATGATACAGGAAAGAATTGGATATCTTGTAAACCACTTTTACTCAACCTACACATAATGCTAAATAATACAGGATTGACACCTTTTGAAATGTTGTATGGATGACCTTATACTTTACCACACTTTGAGCCATTCAaaagagctgatgaagaagCAGGTGAAACTTTAGCAGAGAAAAATACATGAGAATTGCTGCTGACTAAAAATATTCACACTGTGAACTTGATTCTAGCATAAACCACTGAGACAAGGAGACTGGATTTTcatcaagttaaaaaaaagttgttggCATCATAAAGAGCTGGATAACCGGTTACACATAGTAAGAGACGACACAATCGTGGTCTTTGTTTGACTGGGGAGAAAACTGGCACAAAGGGAAGCCATCAGTCATTTATTATGATTTGCTTCACCTGGCGCACTGGCTTGAGCATGAGGGCACATTCAACAAGACTAATCCCTAACAACACAGCCCCAGGCGGAAGTGATACTAAAATTTGTTGAAGGCAGGGCAACAATGTTGATGATTACATACTTGACAAACATGACTGATCCTGAATGAAGGATTGCCAGGGGTGTGTATCAACGGGTCAAACAGGAATAAGACAAAGAGGAACGATGGCTGAATACTGGAGCTTGACCTTCTGATAAGTGAACGCTTGATGACTCTTTTAATGACATAAGACAAAAAGAGTGATAATAAAcaatttctaaataaatatgttaTACAAATATTAATTCCTTTTGTCAGAGTTTCATGACTAAAGTTATGTATTTGTTGAGTTCTGCATAATGCACTTTAAGTTTTATGATAAAATAACATCAGTGATAAGTTCCTTGATGACTAAATGTTCCtttattgaacaaaaaaaaatgcaaacgcGGTTAGGACACAGGTGCAAAGGAAATGTTACAGAAAAAGGAATCATTCATGTTTCAATTTATGTATGACAACATTTTCACTTTCCAAGCTCAATGTCTCCTGTCCTGTCTAGACATGACCTTCATTTTCTTGACTACAGAATTGTAAAATACAGAATCAGAATCACCCAAAAAGCATGATTATCAAATTGAATTTGCATATTTTTTGAATggaagaaaaaaccccaaacagaaACAGACCACTTGGGAAACAAAGTGCATATTCACGCGGTAGATTCCTAATGTATCTTCATTTGTCAAACTCAAACATATCCCTGCAAAGCACTACCAGCCCCAGTACCACTTATTGAGGTCATTGGCTACTTTAAACTGCCTGCGCTTCCTGAGATAATCACAAGCCTGACACATAGGCTCAGACCATAATTCTAATTTCCTCACTTTGTAATGCTTTCGCCATTGAAAGTACTTAAGGTACAAGTCATCATTACTGTCCAGCAGTAGTAAGTAGTCAGCAAGCTCTTTGGGTGAGGCAAAGTCGTCGACGTGGATGAAGGAATCTCCAAGCACAAGTTTCTCATAGTTCTCTTTGAGTGTGCCCAAAACTATCGGCACAGTCCCCACAGCAAGTGGGTTGTATAGTTTCTCAGTGATGTAGTCCTGGTAAATAGAGTTCTCAAAAGACAGGTAGAATTTACAGCTGGCTATTGTTGATAAGGTATCTCCATAGTGATATCCCCCAAACCCTCGTCCAAATGTGGTGATCTTTATGTGTTTGGACAGCTCTTTGTAGTATTTCACCCGTATATAATGCTCCTTCCAGTTGCTGACTATCCAGCAGACCACATGATCTTTTTTGGGTAAGACAAAGTCCTCTTCACTTTTTTCAGGAACTAGGTACAAATGGGGAAGTGGAATGTCAGCATCCCAGCGGTAATTCATTGTTAGGTTGAACAATTCATCCATTCCAGGAAACCTGTCAGAGTACGAAGGATTCTCCATGTTAAACCAGACCCACATCTGGTATAATGGTCGTTCTTGCTTCGGCAGATTGGACAGGTCAGGAGCGATGTCTCGATGGTGGAAGACAACCACATCTGCCTCGTTGAAATAGTTCCTGTCAGCTGTAATGAAACAACCTTCTATACTGAAGTAGGCACTGCATACATTCAACTCAAAGGTTATCCCAAATGGCCAGAACCAGAGAAGCACAGTGGTCACGTTTTTATCAGTCCTGATGGAAATGATTTCTTTGACAGGTGCGTTCACTCTAGTCTTCAAAGGACCTGACAACCTGTCAGTGGATGGTTTATAATACATGAAGAAAATAGTCCCAAAGCATCCCAAAACAAAAGTAGCAAACAAAAGGGGTCGTATGATTCCCTGGAATGGTGAAGACATCTTCCTGCCTGAAAAGTAAAGGAGAAAAGCAAACCCCACCAGTGCGAAGATCGGCTAGTCTGTCTGAAACCAGGATTTAGAAAACACAATAGGAAAGAGGCAGTAGTATAGAAAAAACACTGGAAGAAaccaacacacagacagcagGGGTGGGGTGTGTGAGGAACACACCTTGAAAAGGTTTCTGTGGGAtatcaataaaagaaggatggcgtaagttgtgcgtcagaacgtgttggagatctgtaactgagcacatctctccgtccttgctgcaagtaaaacttaaagctgttgtctttgcctcattttgtcacagccccttttccccagttccctcctgtcccagtacttttccactgccctgctcacactacaccctctgatcacacctgctttcagtcactggtcacacacctgccctcactcatcaatcagctcacctaccagtgtatatattctccagcctcacactcactcagtgccagattgttcttctgctttcatgcgagactttccagcgttgtttccttGCCGGCTTACCCgctaccgaccctgcctgtcttcgttctgcctgccttgcctgttccccggacaacctacctgctttctgcccctgactatgacttctgcctcagcgtctctggttcctgtctgctcacctggtttagacttctccgcccggccccgaattcgctgctgctcgtcccactccccgagcctgcaacccatagactttgtgcgggcccagagcctgaagaacggactatttccggtgtttccttgtctgcctgagttccagtttgcccgtgtgttaataaaagtcattactacggtccagctttccagagtgctgcatttgggtccaaactgcacccgtcacacatttgtttttctcatgttttaggtcgtttgaacctaacatctTCATAACAAATGtaggattttgtttttttacattggACTAATAAATGTAAAGCCTAATGGTAACTACCTCCTACTCTAACATTTTAGATGCTTTACAATATTGTAGAAATATATCTTTGAAGATGGTgaccttttcttcctttttacaCACACAACCATCCCTTTTAAAACATCCTAAGCATGCAGTAAGTAATGAATACTCCTGTCGTTTATGTTTTTCAAGAACATGACATCACCATGTGGTCTTTTTTTACTACTGAAGACACAATGCATCCAGGATTATAATAATCCCGTCATGTGACAGACATGGGT
Above is a genomic segment from Takifugu rubripes chromosome 2, fTakRub1.2, whole genome shotgun sequence containing:
- the fut9c gene encoding alpha3-fucosyltransferase; its protein translation is MSSPFQGIIRPLLFATFVLGCFGTIFFMYYKPSTDRLSGPLKTRVNAPVKEIISIRTDKNVTTVLLWFWPFGITFELNVCSAYFSIEGCFITADRNYFNEADVVVFHHRDIAPDLSNLPKQERPLYQMWVWFNMENPSYSDRFPGMDELFNLTMNYRWDADIPLPHLYLVPEKSEEDFVLPKKDHVVCWIVSNWKEHYIRVKYYKELSKHIKITTFGRGFGGYHYGDTLSTIASCKFYLSFENSIYQDYITEKLYNPLAVGTVPIVLGTLKENYEKLVLGDSFIHVDDFASPKELADYLLLLDSNDDLYLKYFQWRKHYKVRKLELWSEPMCQACDYLRKRRQFKVANDLNKWYWGW